The DNA region GCGTAAATTTAAGTGCATTTGAAATCAGATTCAATAATATCCTTTCAATCTTATCCGGGTCAAACGCCATTAGTTTTTCAGATACATTTGATGTTACAGAAATTCTTATGCCCTTTAAATCGGCATAATCTCTTACTGAACTTGTTATATTCTTTATAACTTTAACTATATCAGCATTAACAAACTCCATGCTGAACAAATCCGAATCAATCTTTGTCAAATCTAATATATTATTTACAAGCCTAATTAATCTTAGGCTGTTTTGCTTCATCATACTTGAGTATTTTTTAAACAGGGTTTTATCCTCATAAAGTCTTCCTGTAACATCGTATAGTTCCATTATCTGCAAAGTACTTAAAATAATATTCAGGGGAGTTTTTAAGTCATGACAAATGCTGTTAAAGCTCTCAATAATATTAAGCGGACAATTTTGATTTTCACATTCAACATTTTTCCCCTTCGAACAACTGCACGGAGACTTAATCTCACTCATCCCCACACCCCCAAAAATTTATTTAATTTTTCCATTTATAATATTCTACACAAGTTTAAATTTTCCTTTTATTTCTATTAAAAATATTAAAAAATTGTGAACATCTTCCAATAAATTATCAGGAGAATATTGTAACAAGTTATTTTAGTTCAGCATAAATTATATTAGAAACTAAAACAAGGGAGGGTGAGAAATGGATGTAACAAGTCTTTTATCAGGATTAAATTTTAGCGGCAAAGATGACAATAATTTACTCAGCATATTAATTTTCCTGGCTATAATATTCTTCTTTGGCGAGGAAGATTCATGCTGCCAGGAAAAGTGCTGTTGCAAAAAACATCATAAGCACCATAAACATCATAAATGCTGCTCATGCGGCTGTGGAAGAAGGGGCGGTTTTGGTTCAGGCTTTTTCGGAGATGATTCATTCTTCTTAATATTACTAATAGCATTAGTTTTTCTACTAAATAACTCTAATAACCACAATGTTTGCTAATTAATTTTATATAAAGGGGGGTTTATATATGTCAAGAAGATGCAGAGACAGACATGAACATGGAGATTTTAACAGCCTACTTGCTTTAATCTTAATCGTAACTCAGTTTGGAAGAGTGCCAGGTCTTTTAGGTCAAGGACAAGGACATGGACACGACTGCAATGAAGGTGGATTAGTTGACAATAGCTTACTCTTCATCATCGCTCTCTACCTTGTAATATGCGGATGTTGTCCATTCAAAAGAAGTTGTTAAGGATAAGTGAATATGGATATGGCAATACCATCAAATCCTTGATGGCATTGCCATATCCATAAAATCAATTTTTAGGAGGATATCTATGCCCCATAAAAAAAGACACAATAATGAAAGAGATGATAATGTGAAGAACATTCAAATTCCTGATTTAGATTTGCAAAATTTTAATCTTGAAGATGTTTTAAAAAACATCGACAAAGAAAAATTGAATAATTTAT from Caloramator mitchellensis includes:
- a CDS encoding sensor histidine kinase, which produces MSEIKSPCSCSKGKNVECENQNCPLNIIESFNSICHDLKTPLNIILSTLQIMELYDVTGRLYEDKTLFKKYSSMMKQNSLRLIRLVNNILDLTKIDSDLFSMEFVNADIVKVIKNITSSVRDYADLKGIRISVTSNVSEKLMAFDPDKIERILLNLISNALKFTPIGGRIVVKIIDLNEKVILTVQDNGVGMDKEDLKDVFNKFRNMKKNYKENEGTGLGLSLVKRLVEMHNGQINVESKKGRGTKFTIELPVRIIERMERKDNNNKYNLVEKINIEFADIYLTLDGGVR